In the genome of Aspergillus luchuensis IFO 4308 DNA, chromosome 2, nearly complete sequence, one region contains:
- a CDS encoding uncharacterized protein (SECRETED:SignalP(1-21)), which produces MFFNKSVLAATLAVFASGAVGQLINIEYGTSEYDTYTQEVQLQDYEKLDYPGTYSYFSTPDICDLYSNSEDDATLSKISGSGEIPSTYIEAVYCYTYEQEEGLL; this is translated from the exons atgtTCTTCAACAAGTCCGTCCTGGCCGCTACTCTGGCCGTTTTTGCCTCCGGTGCTGTCGGCCAGTTGATCAAC ATCGAATACGGCACCAGCGAATACGACACCTACACGCAGGAGGTGCAATTGCAAGACTATGAGAAGCTCGACTATCC CGGTACTTACTCCTACTTCTCTACGCCCGATATCTGCGATCTGTACAGCAACAGCGAGGACGACGCCACCCTTTCAAAGATCAGTGGTAGCGGCGAGATTCCTTCGACGTACATTGAAGCTGTGTACTGCTACACCTATGAGCAGGAGGAAGGGCTGCTGTAA
- a CDS encoding uncharacterized protein (COG:S;~EggNog:ENOG410PYW8;~SECRETED:SignalP(1-22)): protein MPNMLIFPTIATLVALAASSTAILHPRSITPPEGCPIPTWEVTTFHWYNGSKSLDCVHNEADINFKDCLCGNGWCAPDPATCNGSMVNVCWTGMPNYQPWGYGPPETLDIDFADGLTCHDEYIGYRVHDIGNGASNCGYADRGEGRIVSFYGSSNYATSTGHMDYVLGDGHALECTNGSLITYSGSTDFTLTCTHDQYFNATCTAPDFVIPVLSYEWVS from the coding sequence ATGCCCAACATGTTGATCTTCCCCACAATTGCCACTCTCGTGGCTCTTGCAGCCTCGTCCACCGCCATTCTGCACCCCCGCTCTATCACCCCCCCAGAGGGATGTCCTATCCCCACCTGGGAAGTTACCACCTTCCATTGGTACAACGGGTCAAAGAGCCTAGACTGCGTCCATAACGAGGCAGACATCAACTTCAAAGATTGTCTATGCGGCAATGGCTGGTGTGCCCCCGACCCGGCCACCTGCAACGGCAGCATGGTCAATGTTTGCTGGACCGGAATGCCCAATTATCAACCATGGGGATATGGTCCGCCCGAGACCCTTGACATCGACTTTGCAGATGGGTTGACCTGCCACGACGAGTACATCGGGTATCGAGTTCATGACATCGGAAACGGAGCATCTAATTGTGGATACGCTGATCGGGGCGAGGGAAGGATCGTATCTTTCTATGGCAGCTCCAATTATGCGACCTCCACGGGGCATATGGATTATGTCTTGGGAGATGGGCATGCGCTGGAATGTACAAACGGTAGCCTGATTACCTATTCTGGTAGTACGGATTTTACTTTGACATGCACGCATGATCAGTATTTCAATGCGACATGTACGGCGCCAGATTTTGTTATTCCAGTGTTGAGTTATGAGTGGGTGTCCTAG
- a CDS encoding uncharacterized protein (COG:S;~EggNog:ENOG410PWXG) has product MPFSSKSSKSSKSSKSSRSSSLSSNASHGSEKTHTLSVNIYGRGDPAMNDPPAHWGAMIHKTGEQSGDLYHVRKNKDFYYHPQQRPVESTTTYGRSDITRLSNSGRMRAAQVLDSYGNNNSNLPRGNQNCQDWTVGALGSLERQNLAPKGTEGYWKGNIGKASEDIGAQLTKDGMSWVPKSNVQPPRQAPADATFGQSQQVRPVGRLNLDKFANLSGGAKKRT; this is encoded by the coding sequence atgcctttttcttccaagtcttccaagtcttccaagtcctccaagtcctccagGAGCAGCTCTCTCTCTAGCAATGCCAGCCATGGTAGTGAGAAAACGCACACTTTGAGCGTTAACATCTACGGAAGAGGTGATCCGGCCATGAACGACCCTCCTGCCCACTGGGGGGCCATGATTCATAAAACCGGTGAACAATCTGGTGACCTCTACCATGTCCGCAAGAACAAAGACTTCTACTACCATCCCCAACAACGTCCTGTGGAGTCAACTACCACCTACGGCAGAAGCGACATCACCCGGCTGTCCAACTCTGGCAGAATGCGGGCCGCGCAGGTGCTAGATTCCTACGGTAACAACAATTCGAACTTGCCCCGAGGAAACCAAAATTGCCAAGATTGGACTGTTGGGGCTCTAGGCTCACTTGAACGACAGAACCTTGCCCCAAAGGGAACAGAGGGGTATTGGAAAGGAAATATTGGGAAGGCATCCGAAGATATCGGAGCCCAGTTGACTAAAGATGGCATGTCTTGGGTCCCCAAGTCGAACGTGCAGCCACCCCGTCAGGCGCCCGCTGATGCGACGTTCGGCCAGAGTCAGCAAGTCAGGCCCGTAGGCCGGCTGAATCTCGACAAATTCGCCAATCTCAGTGGTGGAGCAAAAAAGCGTACTTAG
- a CDS encoding uncharacterized protein (COG:S;~EggNog:ENOG410PWXG) — translation MDPPTQPPTHAISINIYGRGDATLGDGPSHMGIAVYEIGASTCQMHHIRNPTDEYFIYDPRVQPLQDDPVLRGRCELITFRQEECQHVNSLLSAFGNDASNIPEFGVGNCQDWVAGAVAMLEDAGVLASGEGAFWKSMINEGAESMKRACGDSGRKWIDGPEVVFEGEPDARFKDEGAKKKIGKLKDNEAFRERMQTLMGKKSSGGVGGGEAGERNVPERPFYVSSPFFSQTNRRG, via the coding sequence ATGGACCCTCcaacacaaccacccacccacgccatctccatcaacatcTACGGGCGCGGGGATGCCACCCTCGGCGACGGCCCTTCGCACATGGGCATAGCCGTATACGAGATCGGCGCGTCAACCTGCCAAATGCACCATATCCGCAACCCCACCGACGAGTACTTCATCTACGATCCACGTGTCCAGCCTTTGCAAGATGATCCTGTCCTGAGAGGACGTTGTGAGCTGATCACCTTCCGACAGGAAGAATGTCAACATGTGAACAGCTTACTTTCGGCGTTTGGAAACGACGCATCGAATATCCCAGAATTCGGTGTGGGTAATTGTCAGGATTGGGTGGCTGGTGCGGTGGCGATGCTTGAGGATGCTGGTGTGTTAGCAAGTGGAGAGGGAGCGTTCTGGAAGAGTATGATCAATGAGGGGGCAGAGAGTATGAAGCGTGCGTGTGGGGATtcggggaggaagtggattGATGGGCCGGAGGTGGTGTTTGAGGGGGAGCCGGATGCGAGGTTTAAGGATGAGGGGGCTAAGAAGAAGATAGGGAAGTTGAAGGATAATGAAGCTTTTCGGGAGAGAATGCAGACgttgatggggaagaagagtagtggtggtgttggtggtggtgaagcaGGGGAGAGAAATGTGCCTGAGAGACCATTTTATGTGTCGAGCCCGTTTTTCAGTCAGACAAATAGACGTGGATAG
- a CDS encoding uncharacterized protein (COG:S;~EggNog:ENOG410PWPB;~TransMembrane:1 (i158-177o)) has product MGFYGVIDGNSTAQIRGFTCNPQIDEIDATTSFSLPGLEIQSAAADDSTSRVFSTNISTTLKFESFLSQPVNKQDQAFDAFFSAILNDQKSLSLSDITDPSHYSTVINATQHLYRTLMAQAMNGNARIPASDNQTTFPSTIVDPNRTRLTQSAISTRILEAFLAAMVVSTLVASYFMQTKEVLPFNPCSIAGAGALIAGSDVLKSDTFPAGSEWCDDREMLRRGYFSGLVFGLGWWAGDDPRFGIDVGRATEERE; this is encoded by the coding sequence ATGGGATTCTACGGTGTGATAGATGGGAATTCCACAGCACAGATCCGCGGGTTCACCTGCAACCCACAAATCGACGAAATCGATGCGACAACCTCGTTCTCACTCCCCGGTCTAGAAATCCAGTCTGCGGCCGCGGACGACTCAACCAGCCGAGTCTTTTCAACAAATATCTCCACCACTCTCAAATTCGAAAGCTTCCTTTCCCAGCCTGTCAACAAGCAAGACCAAGCGTTTGACGCCTTTTTCTCCGCCATACTCAATGACCAAAAATCCCTCTCCTTATCCGACATCACTGACCCATCCCATTACTCCACCGTCATCAACGCAACACAACATCTCTACCGCACCCTTATGGCCCAGGCCATGAATGGCAACGCACGAATCCCAGCCAGTGACAACCAAACTACCTTCCCGAGCACAATCGTAGACCCGAATCGTACCCGTCTCACGCAGAGTGCTATATCTACCCGCATCCTTGAAGCTTTTCTCGCTGCTATGGTCGTGTCCACCCTAGTCGCATCCTACTTTATGCAGACGAAAGAAGTCCTTCCTTTCAACCCATGCAGTATTGCTGGCGCGGGGGCGCTCATTGCTGGATCGGATGTGCTGAAGAGTGATACATTTCCTGCTGGATCAGAATGGTGCGATGATAGGGAAATGCTTCGAAGGGGGTATTTCTCAGGATTGGTGTTCGGGTTAGGATGGTGGGCTGGAGACGACCCGAGATTTGGGATCGATGTGGGGAGGGCGACAGAGGAGAGGGAGTAG
- a CDS encoding aminoglycoside phosphotransferase family protein (COG:S;~EggNog:ENOG410PW7A;~InterPro:IPR011009,IPR002575;~PFAM:PF01636), producing MANSGDPCTLADVTSMLDKLPSIIAEARYAELWGTQLDNDDDRNREIVIEKFLEQHSILPMLRQSRASASLRSALEWRRSVKPKSALTEATDILTKTGLQRLTRTGNTHIMWIIIDEQTIRGLPLLYEEFMKKHGLAKLGIAALENLASLILDVDPVVTGGRNLKASCVVQFRLSTLPTGRDLGIPFRRRVRDVLANTALELQKYYPGLIDRTYVIQPFDGYLDTLDIRESLLKKTTVLQSPEELASYLGADIPPEFGGRGMPLDDCDVLSAMSSEPVLPPTTPQEPQDKPLKTESTVDIWEGTRERAMPSPHEIVDDPTGEGPQPQLIFSEDIGPPTIILDPSDLETAIELCPDKMGARLVWADSDMIVKYGHGVRLAEAEAMHLVSSRTNIAIPKLLSAYILQGVCYIVMSYEKGEPLSEYWDRVSELERQNVLTQLRNYVAQMRQIKGDFIGGIDSSPCRDGIFEGGWGAYDSYSYGPYATEDEFTEGIVQALRDRLPPQRRNGSPDVDSRFFKNEYLLYQTVRELKKMNHSIVFTHGDLHPGNILVRSDRTVVILDWGLAGYWPDYWEFYRAMFNAPWRPSWDTMVERFVPPFYVECAILQKVFAIIWN from the exons ATGGCCAATAGCGGGGATCCCTGCACCTTGGCAGACGTGACCAGCATGCTTGACAAGCTGCCATCAATCATTGCGGAAGCGCGTTACGCTGAGTTGTGGGGCACACAGCTCGATAACGATGACGATAGAAATAGAGAGATAGTAATCGAGAAG TTCCTAGAGCAGCATTCCATTTTACCCATGCTTCGTCAATCCAGAGCGAGCGCTTCGCTTAGGAGCGCCTTGGAATGGAGACGCTCTGTCAAGCCTAAATCAGCTCTAACTGAAGCAACGGACATTCTCACAAAGACAGGACTTCAACGCCTAACACGTACGGGTAACACGCATATCATGTGGATAATCATCGATGAGCAGACTATAAGAGGCCTGCCGTTGCTATACGAAGAGTTCATGAAGAAACATGGACTCGCGAAGCTTGGCATTGCCGCCCTCGAGAACCTTGCATCTCTGATTCTTGATGTCGATCCTGTGGTTACTGGTGGTCGAAATCTCAAAGCATCCTGTGTTGTACAATTCAGGCTTTCCACCTTGCCGACCGGCCGCGATCTAGGCATCCCATTCCGCCGCCGGGTCCGCGACGTCCTTGCAAACACCGCCCTTGAACTTCAGAAGTATTACCCAGGTCTTATTGACCGCACTTATGTTATACAACCCTTTGATGGATACCTTGACACTTTGGACATTCGGGAAAGCTTGCTCAAAAAAACTACCGTACTACAAAGCCCTGAAGAGCTGGCATCCTATTTGGGTGCCGACATACCACCTGAATTTGGGGGCAGAGGTATGCCACTGGACGACTGCGACGTTCTGAGCGCTATGAGCAGTGAACCTGTTCTTCCGCCTACCACGCCACAAGAACCCCAAGACAAGCCCCTAAAAACTGAGTCAACCGTGGACATATGGGAGGGAACTAGAGAAAGAGCAATGCCGTCTCCACATGAGATCGTCGATGATCCTACGGGGGAAGGGCCCCAACCGCAATTAATCTTCTCGGAAGACATTGGGCCGCCAACAATAATATTGGACCCATCTGATCTCGAGACTGCAATCGAGCTCTGTCCGGATAAGATGGGTGCGCGTCTCGTTTGGGCCGATTCGGATATGATTGTTAAGTACGGCCACGGGGTCCGGCTTGCCGAGGCAGAAGCAATGCATTTGGTGTCCAGCCGGACCAATATCGCCATTCCCAAGTTACTCAGTGCCTACATTCTGCAAGGGGTGTGTTATATAGTAATGTCGTACGAAAAAGGGGAACCTCTCAGCGAGTACTGGGATCGTGTTTCAGAGTTAGAGCGGCAAAATGTCCTTACCCAGCTACGCAACTATGTCGCACAAATGCGGCAGATAAAGGGTGATTTCATTGGGGGGATCGACTCATCTCCCTGTCGTGACGGTATCTTtgaaggaggatggggtgcCTATGACAGTTATTCGTATGGACCGTACGCAACTGAGGACGAGTTCACTGAGGGGATAGTTCAAGCCTTGAGGGATCGGCTGCCCCCACAGCGACGAAACGGGTCGCCTGACGTTGACTCCAGGTTCTTCAAAAATGAATATCTGCTCTACCAGACCGTCAGAGAACTAAAGAAGATGAATCATTCCATCGTCTTCACACATGGAGATTTGCATCCAGGGAATATATTGGTACGTTCTGATAGAACTGTTGTCATCCTAGACTGGGGTTTGGCAGGATACTGGCCTGATTATTGGGAGTTTTATCGTGCGATGTTCAATGCACCTTGGCGGCCATCATGGGATACTATGGTAGAAAGGTTCGTGCCGCCTTTTTATGTCGAGTGTGCTATTTTGCAAAAGGTGTTTGCCATCATATGGAATTAG
- a CDS encoding uncharacterized protein (SECRETED:SignalP(1-21)) — MQFSKSIVATALALFASSAVASTVDIAYTSNGAYYNQQVEPYQRTPLTQPGSISTFQNTANCYLFNYYGQEVYYVAAGATNIDPPVNAASVECQDPSSN; from the exons ATGCAGTTCTCCAAGTCTATCGTGGCTACCGCCCTTGCTCTCTTCGCCTCCAGCGCTGTTGCAAGCACAGTCGAT ATCGCCTACACCTCCAATGGCGCTTACTACAACCAGCAGGTCGAGCCTTACCAACGTACTCCGTTGACTCAGCC TGGATCCATCAGTACCTTCCAGAACACTGCCAACTGCTATCTCTTCAA CTACTATGGCCAGGAGGTCTACTATGTTGCAGCGGGTGCGACGAACATCGACCCTCCAGTCAACGCTGCATCCGTCGAGTGCCAAGATCCCTCTTCCAACTAG
- a CDS encoding putative quinol monooxygenase (COG:S;~EggNog:ENOG410PRHR;~InterPro:IPR011008): MVYTIVVHLRAKPDEESISKLHAKLIEASAVYSKDKETLSWFVMQSVHDKQDFCIVERYLNEGSQKYHLENPYWKTFDPYVIPLLEKPMDLRRFEEMEEKKE, from the exons ATGGTTTACACTATCGTCGTCC ACCTCCGCGCTAAGCCCGACGAGGAGAGCATCTCCAAGCTCCACGCCAAGCTCATCGAAGCCTCGGCCGTCTactccaaggacaaggagaccCTGTCCTGGTTCGTCATGCAGAGCGTCCACGACAAGCAGGACTTCTGCATCGTTGAGCGCTACCTCAACGAGGGCTCCCAGAAGTACCACCTCGAGAACCCCTACTGGAAGACCTTCGACCCCTACGTCATCCCTCTCTTGGAGAAGCCCATGGACCTCAGACGCtttgaggagatggaggagaagaaggagtaA
- a CDS encoding uncharacterized protein (COG:K;~EggNog:ENOG410PVKB;~InterPro:IPR021858;~PFAM:PF11951), whose protein sequence is MALSARHMANGQQLDCERQDGDHATRFQAHPDGLMYKQKAIRGLIQALNDPVPKSRDVLVLSAFILIFLDLLESGRDQWKSHLGGIKQLVHDMHTAGTSQNLESTIEGMREFILGQIYLIETLGTTFSGRKVLSGADMSLAAPLQMSIDRAYIGCPEYLLSAVRFFSAARDRLSGPRHLNTPETYSLLQSVTSLLDSANSFDCYDWANQTLRGSSLTSTTQGVQPLEHLAQAYKFATLIYGWRICDALTGNNTPLSDLVTGLVHEVHILRRDEALFKCILWPLFIAGLESEDQAQRSQIREFLDSFWFETKCINVINAVTILERFWVDPSEVEDASCSWIFRMGQVEGDWLLI, encoded by the exons ATGGCTTTATCAGCGCGCCACATGGCAAACGGTCAGCAACTAGATTGTGAAAGGCAAGATGGAGACCACGCGACGCGCTTTCAGGCGCATCCTGATGGTTTGATGTACAAACAAAAGGCCATACGCGGGTTAATCCAGGCGCTCAACGATCCAGTACCGAAGTCGCGAGACGTTCTGGTTCTGAGTGCGTTCATATTGATCTTCCTCGATCTCTTGGAATCGGGGCGCGACCAGTGGAAATCCCATCTTGGTGGCATCAAGCAACTTGTTCATGACATGCATACTGCGGGAACTTCGCAGAATTTAGAATCAACCATTGAAGGCATGCGGGAATTTATTCTGGGGCAAATCTACCT TATTGAAACGCTTGGTACTACATTTTCCGGTCGCAAAGTATTGTCCGGGGCGGATATGTCCCTCGCTGCACCGCTACAAATGAGTATTGACAGGGCCTACATCGGTTGCCCTGAGTACCTGCTATCTGCTGTTCGATTCTTCTCGGCAGCCAGGGACCGCTTATCTGGTCCAAGACACCTTAATACGCCTGAAACCTACTCTTTGCTCCAGTCAGTAACAAGTCTGCTTGATTCTGCCAACTCCTTTGATTGCTACGATTGGGCGAACCAGACTCTACGAGGATCATCCCTCACTTCAACAACCCAGGGTGTACAGCCGCTGGAACATTTAGCCCAGGCTTATAAATTTGCGACGCTAATTTACGGATGGCGCATATGTGATGCGCTAACTGGAAACAACACTCCATTGAGTGACTTGGTAACAGGCCTGGTCCACGAGGTACACATATTGAGGAGGGATGAAGCGCTATTTAAGTGCATACTATGGCCCCTTTTCATTGCAGGGTTGGAGTCTGAAGACCAAGCCCAAAGGAGTCAAATCAGAGAATTTCTAGACAGCTTTTGGTTCGAAACTAAATGCATCAATGTGATAAATGCGGTAACAATCCTAGAGA